The proteins below are encoded in one region of Solenopsis invicta isolate M01_SB chromosome 8, UNIL_Sinv_3.0, whole genome shotgun sequence:
- the LOC105192871 gene encoding TATA-binding protein-associated factor 172 isoform X2: protein MTSRLDRLFILLETGTNAVTKRAAAQQLGEAQRLHPHDLHHLLARVSTLLKSPQWDTRISAAHAVQAILAQVPSWDPQPIKKENSTDESETIKRKASTTRLNLESFDMSRVLARSSHLTGSEGSEYDLTISEGEQLSLPSQQEKLAAKLGLHPRLMGVDDLFTVDDLTPQTPCATQPATIPIDETLKQPGGLSRREMNRAKRKARQSVTKQRSREPDDHRTNDDHSNSMNVQSPVNNIGEPPTKKVILEDMISDPGSKCGISNEQVIGVPDSTGCWPDSLVDWPLESFAESLCQDLFSQKWEVRHGAATALRELIRLHGKGAGKSTDQTLEEMQESHYEWVIDAALRLLCVLGLDRFGDFVSDQVVAPVRETCAQALGSLFLLVPGGPNAKDTNGVFPGILSVVLKLLEYNEWEARHGAFLALKYLLAVRDDLLDEVLPKVFPSIMQGLSDPVDDVGAAAASALIPVAHALPRLLKPTELEAIVIRLWQLLKEQDDLAAACNTFMGLLAAILSLPAARACMTPQPLSQVLPRLWPFLNHSSSSVRKATLQTLQTLTGNDGDFNENKKERWGEGGGLVLQEALRHVFQCVLIEHISAIQDVAERVWENLVVQSDLELLLHAACPHVSTWLCLAMQPEHVPFNPNLLMTVASTKGTRNNQTSPNVTFYDGQPDTNGGSSNINASTKSLSELKMYIGGIETVTLNVRKANVVQARCRASRMLGLLSYYVVQPAPDVVYPPDVPSPALCYAKVLLAHLNSRSALQRTVVGLTMSHWASADPSKIPVIPDILRDRLLACLNECMYYDEIATSFTRLLHESRDYIATLKHYKLMVPVDVDSSGVMTLDQIAALARKTISTLCTVGANAGGGGNISGSSIAIKLKPKLMESLEERRRALDVGAATTAAQQQLLHVMSMAALAGAATMLHILPQSPQPLNPLVKPLMESVKREENEELQKLAAKHLSHLVELCVDRKPSPNAKISTNLCTFLCSDVEFTPRVCSTSNNDVFDGILTLNNRQKHAERIAYNRGAGSGFGSGRGPGRPPTTDIPVEELLACEEPEAKAARTRRRGATLALTAIATLFGTQLPDRLPALWDLILSNTLKDTIKQDIIEEDHGNQLIFGLQVLEIMVPSLDKSLLPPALECLPRLCNLLAHPYKAVRHMASRCIATLATLNTEKTMVYIIHSVIPLLDTTGSEKRCSSGLVAPNEVDSVRQGAAEALSCIVESLGVRVVPYAVLFMVPLLGRMSDQNHSVRLVCSATFATLVQLLPLDPGAITDPPDLVQEKAQERKFLDQLLNPRNIPDTKLPIPVAAELRSYQRQGLNWLNFLNRYHLHGVLCDDMGLGKTLQTLCILALDHHRNPEAPASLVVCPPTLTGHWVYEAEKFFKAKDLSVIQYAGTPQDREKLRPRVPHHKLVVASYDIVRKDIEFFEAHQWNYCVLDEGHIIKNGKTKSAKATKRLHANHRLILSGTPVQNDVLELWSLFDFLMPGFLGSEKQFAAKYSRPILACREPKAGPKEQEAGALAMEALHRQVLPFLLRRNKEDVLQDLPPKITQDYYCDLSPLQRILYEDFRTRHSALTTSSSSSNDSQNHVFEALRYLRNVCNHPKLVLSQGHPLYRTVCDMLKQQQSTLAEIEHGAKLLALKQLLLDCGIGQQQQQTRNSSIAVNLTAESTHSQEQQLVSQHRALIFCQLKAMLDIVEEDLLRTHLPTVTYLRLDGSVPATQRHSVVARFNADPSIDVLLLTTQVGGLGLNLTGADTVIFVEHDWNPMKDLQAMDRAHRIGQKKVVNVYRLITRATVEEKIMGLQKFKLLTANTIISTENASLETMATDQLLDLFSLDNGKEKRTDHQEDTASSKLPGLPGISRSVLDILPELWEQQQYDDEYDLDSFLSTLKADSQ from the exons ATGACTTCAag ATTGGACCGACTATTCATATTATTAGAGACTGGAACAAACGCAGTTACCAAAAGAGCAGCTGCGCAACAGTTGGGAGAAGCACAGAGATTACATCCTCATGATCTGCATCATCTATTAGCAAGAGTCTCTACCTTGTTAAAATCTCCACAATGGGATACTCGAATATCAGCAGCTCATGCTGTACAAGCTATACTTGCTCAAGTTCCATCTTGGGATCCACAgccaattaaaaaagaaaactctaCAG ATGAATCAGAAACGATTAAACGCAAAGCCTCCACTACCAGATTGAATTTAGAGTCTTTTGACATGAGCAGAGTTCTAGCTCGCAGTTCACATCTTACTGGCTCTGAGGGTAGCGAATATGATTTAACTATATCGGAAGGAGAGCAGTTATCGCTTCCTAGTCAGCAAGAAAAATTAGCTGCAAAGCTAGGCCTTCATCCACGTTTGATGGGTGTTGATGATTTGTTTACCGTCGACGACCTTACCCCACAGACGCCATGTGCAACCCAACCTGCTACTATACCTATAGACGAAACTTTGAAACAACCAGGGGGCTTAAGCAGGAGAGAAATGAATAGAGCGAAACGCAAA GCGCGTCAGTCAGTGACAAAACAACGATCACGTGAACCAGATGATCATCGCACTAATGATGACCATTCAAATTCAATGAATGTTCAATCTCCAGTGAATAATATTGGTGAACCACCGACTAAAAAAGTAATACTAGAGGATATGATCTCAGATCCTGGATCAAAATGCGGCATATCTAATGAACAAGTAATCGGAGTACCAGATAGTACTGGATGTTGGCCAGATTCTCTGGTAGACTGGCCTTTAGAATCCTTCGCGGAAAGTCTTTGCCAGGATTTATTTAGTCAGAAATGGGAAGTGCGTCATGGAGCAGCGACAGCTTTACGGGAACTTATAAGACTTCATGGAAAAG GAGCGGGCAAATCCACTGATCAAACGCTGGAAGAAATGCAAGAGAGCCATTACGAATGGGTGATTGATGCCGCCTTACGATTATTGTGTGTATTAGGGCTTGATCGATTTGGAGATTTTGTATCTGACCAAGTTGTTGCACCAGTACGAGAAACATGTGCTCAAGCATTGGGGTCGCTCTTTCTATTAGTGCCTGGTGGTCCAAATGCCAAAGATACAAATGGTGTTTTTCCTGGAATACTTTCTGTAGTCCTCAAACTGTTGGAATACAACGAATGGGAAGCGAGACACGGTGCATTTcttgctttaaaatatttactagccGTACGAGACGATCTTTTGGACGAGGTATTGCCGAAAGTATTTCCCTCTATTATGCAAGGATTATCCGATCCTGTCGATGACGTAGGCGCAGCTGCTGCGAGTGCGCTTATACCAGTAGCGCATGCTCTTCCGCGATTATTAAAACCAACAGAACTGGAAGCTATCGTAATACGTCTTTGGCAATTGTTAAAAGAACAAGACGATCTGGCCGCAGCTTGTAACACCTTTATGGGTCTTTTGGCTGCAATACTCTCGTTACCAGCAGCACGTGCTTGCATGACGCCCCAACCGTTATCGCAA GTATTACCACGTTTATGGCCATTTCTCAATCATTCAAGTTCAAGTGTACGTAAAGCCACACTGCAAACGCTACAAACTTTAACTGGAAATGACGGCGATTTCAATGAAAACAAAAAGGAACGATGGGGCGAGGGTGGTGGATTAGTTTTGCAAGAAGCATTGAGGCATGTGTTTCAGTGTGTGCTAATAGAACATATTAGCGCGATACAAGACGTGGCTGAACGTGTCTGGGAAAATCTAGTCGTGCAGAGTGATCTCGAGTTATTGTTACACGCAGCGTGCCCTCACGTTAGTACATGGCTTTGTCTCGCCATGCAACCGGAACATGTGCCATTCAATCCAAACTTATTAATGACAGTCGCTAGTACTAAGGGCACAAGAAACAATCAAACCTCGCCAAATGTCACTTTCTATGACGGGCAACCAGATACTAATGGTGGAAGCAGTAATATTAATGCAAGTACAAAATCATTATCCGAGCTGAAAATGTATATTGGTGGGATTGAAACAGTGACACTGAACGTACGAAAAGCAAACGTAGTACAGGCTCGTTGTAGGGCGTCTCGTATGTTAGGATTGTTGTCGTACTACGTTGTACAACCCGCACCAGATGTCGTTTATCCACCAGACGTGCCTAGTCCTGCACTTTGTTATGCTAAAGTGTTATTGGCACATCTCAATTCGCGATCGGCGTTGCAACGTACTGTTGTAGGACTTACGATGTCTCATTGGGCGAGTGCGGATCCATCGAAGATACCTGTAATACCAGACATACTTCG tgACAGATTACTGGCTTGTTTAAACGAATGTATGTACTATGATGAGATTGCGACTTCCTTTACCCGTTTACTACATGAAAGTCGAGATTATATTGCaactttaaaacattataaattgaTGGTACCAGTTGACGTAGATTCATCCGGCGTGATGACTCTTGATCAAATCGCTGCACTTGCTAGAAAAACAATTTCCACCCTTTGCACTGTGGGAGCAAATGCAGGTGGAGGTGGAAATATTAGCGGCAGTTCAATAGCTATTAAATTGAAACCTAAATTAATGGAGAGTTTAGAGGAGAGGAGGCGAGCTTTGGATGTCGGAGCGGCTACGACAGCAGCACAACAACAATTATTGCATGTTATGTCAATGGCCGCGCTCGCTGGTGCCGCTACGATGTTACACATTCTTCCACAATCTCCTCAGCCACTTAATCCGTTAGTAAAACCACTAATGGAATCTGTAAAACGTGAAGAAAATGAGGAACTGCAAAAACTGGCTGCAAAACATTTGTCTCATTTGGTCGAACTTTGTGTTGATAGAAAACCATCTCCAAATGCAAAG ATTTCTACCAATCTATGTACATTCCTATGTTCTGACGTTGAGTTTACACCACGAGTATGTAGCACCAGCAACAATGACGTTTTTGATGGAATACTCACTTTGAATAACAGACAAAAACATGCTGAGAGAATAGCTTACAATCGTGGTGCAGGTAGCGGATTCGGCAGTGGTAGAGGTCCTGGTAGACCACCAACAACTGACATTCCCGTTGAGGAATTGCTTGCTTGTGAAGAACCAGAAGCCAAAGCTGCTAGAACGCGCCGTCGCGGAGCTACATTGGCATTAACAGCTATAG CTACTCTCTTTGGTACTCAATTACCTGATCGCTTACCTGCACTATGGGATTTGATTTTATCGAATACATTGAAAGACACAATCAAACAAGACATTATAGAAGAAGATCAcggaaatcaattaatttttggttTACAAGTATTAGAGATTATGGTGCCGAGTTTGGATAAGTCTTTGTTACCGCCTGCTCTAGAGTGTCTACCACGTTTATGCAATTTATTAGCACATCCATATAAAGCCGTTAGGCATATGGCCTCACGATGTATAGCTACATTAGCTACTCTAAATACAGAGAAG acaATGGTATACATAATACACAGTGTTATACCACTCTTAGACACTACTGGTAGTGAGAAGAGATGTTCTTCAGGCTTAGTGGCACCTAACGAAGTTGATTCCGTACGCCAAGGAGCTGCGGAAGCTCTAAGTTGCATTGTCGAGAGCTTAGGTGTACGCGTGGTGCCATATGCAGTACTTTTTATGGTACCTTTACTAGGGCGTATGAGTGATCAAAATCATTCTGTAAGACTAGTTTGTAGCGCAACATTCGCTACGCTCGTGCAATTGTTACCGCTAGATCCTGGCGCAATTACAGATCCACCAGATTTAGT ACAAGAAAAGGCacaagagagaaaatttttggATCAACTGTTGAATCCTCGTAACATCCCTGATACTAAACTACCGATTCCCGTAGCCGCAGAATTACGTTCTTATCAACGTCAAGGCTTAAATTGGCTCAATTTTTTGAATCGTTATCATCTCCACGGAGTTCTATGCGACGACATGGGTCTTGGAAAAACATTACAGACGCTCTGCATCTTGGCATTGGATCATCATCGCAATCCAGAAGCACCGGCCAGCCTAGTAGTATGTCCACCAACACTCACTGGTCACTGGGTATACGAGGCCGAGAAATTCTTCAAAGCGAAGGATTTATCAGTCATTCAGTATGCTGGTACACCTCAAGATCGCGAAAAATTACGTCCCCGAGTGCCACATCATAAGCTCGTAGTTGCAAGTTATGATATTGTACGAAAAGACATCGAATTCTTCGAGGCCCATCAATGGAATTATTGCGTGCTTGATGAAGGTCATATAATAAAGAACGGAAAAACGAAAAGTGCTAAAGCCACGAAGCGTTTGCACGCAAATCACAGGCTCATATTATCCGGCACACCTGTACAAAACGATGTGCTCGAGTTGTGGTCTCTGTTCGATTTTCTGATGCCAGGCTTTCTCGGCAGCGAAAAACAATTTGCCGCTAAATATTCTCGTCCCATTTTGGCCTGCAGAGAGCCAAAAGCAGGACCGAAAGAACAGGAAGCTGGTGCTTTAGCTATGGAGGCTCTTCACAGACAG GTATTACCGTTCTTATTGAGACGAAATAAGGAAGATGTATTGCAAGATTTACCACCCAAAATTACACAAGATTATTACTGCGATTTATCGCCTTTGCAACGTATACTTTACGAAGATTTCCGCACTCGTCATTCGGCCCTTACTACCAGCTCCTCGTCTTCGAATGATTCTCAAAACCACGTGTTCGAAGCGTTACGGTATTTACGTAACGTGTGTAATCATCCTAAATTGGTGCTAAGTCAAGGGCATCCGCTATACCGAACA GTGTGTGATATGTTGAAGCAGCAACAAAGCACTCTAGCGGAAATCGAACACGGTGCCAAGTTACTTGCATTGAAACAGCTACTATTAGATTGTGGCATAggacaacaacaacaacaaacTCGCAATTCTTCCATTGCCGTGAATCTTACTGCAGAAAGCACCCATTCTCAGGAACAGCAATTAGTCAGCCAGCATCGGGCTTTAATTTTCTGTCAGTTAAAAGCAATGTTGGACATTGTAGAGGAAGATTTACTTCGCACGCATCTACCAACAGTAACATATCTCCGTCTGGATGGCAGTGTGCCAGCAACACAGAGACATTCTGTCGTAGCGCGTTTCAATGCTGATCCATCGATAGACGTTCTTTTATTGACCACTCAGGTCGGTGGTCTTGGATTAAACTTAACGGGAGCAGACACTGTTATATTCGTGGAACATGACTGGAATCCCATGAAAGATCTCCAAGCAATGGACCGCGCGCACCGCATAGGTCAGAAGAAAGTAGTCAACGTGTACCGCTTAATTACTAGAGCGACAGTGGAGGAGAAGATCATGGGACTACAGAAATTTAAGCTTCTCACTGCAAATACAATAATATCAACGGAGAACGCTTCTTTAGAAACTATGGCTACTGATCAA TTATTGGATCTATTTTCATTGGATAACGGAAAAGAGAAGAGGACAGATCACCAAGAGGACACTGCATCGTCGAAACTTCCTGGCCTACCGGGAATTAGCCGTTCTGTGCTAGATATTCTACCCGAACTTTGGGAACAGCAGCAATACGACGACGAATACGATCTCGACTCATTTTTATCCACTCTGAAGGCTGATAGCCAGTAA